From Quercus lobata isolate SW786 chromosome 11, ValleyOak3.0 Primary Assembly, whole genome shotgun sequence:
TTTCATTTAGGTATCATATGCGGGTTTCCAATAAGTTTGGTTCCTCACCTAAGCGGAGTTTTCATGCAAGTATTTGATAGAAGAATAAAACTGATTTCCTATGCAAAAAGACaaattgttaaatttatatatagtttGGTTGACAATTCTAAGAATTATGTACTTGGCCAtttacttttattaaaaatgtacTGCTTACTTttctcaacaaacaaaaaaaaaatgtactacTTACTAGTTAATTGTAACACACAAACTGGTCCTCCCCTCCCCCCTTATTCATGTAGCAGATGGGAAAAAAGATgcaaaaactatatatttagaATTTTGATTATCTTCATACGTACATTTTAATTTCTAGATAATCCATTTCATAACATGCCTTTTATGATGTGTGATTGGCAGTTGTCTTGAATCACAGTTTATCCAGGAAATTATCGAAAGGATATCAAGTAAAATATTATGCCGCACACATTTATTTGTTGCTCAATACCCTATTGGAGTAAATTCTCGTGCAACAGAAATAGAAAAGCTTTTAAATATTGAGTCAAACGATATTCGAATGGTGGCAATCCATGGCCTTGGGGGAATAGGTAAGACTACAATTGCAAGAGCTGTATATAACAAAATTGTTGATGACTTTGAAGAAAGTTTCTTTCTAGACAATGTTAAAGAAAGGTCTGGGACAATTGATGGCATAATCCGACTACAGGAGATACTTCTTTCTAAGTTCTTAAGAGATGGAAATTTAAAGGGAGACAACATATCTAGAGGAATCACTATGATAATGGAAAGACTTTGccataaaaaagtttttttagttcttgatgatgtggataAACGGAAGCAAATAGAAAATTTGCTTGGAAAATGTAATTGGTTAGCTCCTGGAAGTAGAATCCTTATAATTACAAGAGATAAAGATGTGTTAACCGCTCTCGTCCAAGATTCTCTAATCTATAAGGTTGTTGGAATGAACCAACATGAAGCTCTTGAACTTTTTAGTTTGTATGCCTTCCAAAAAATTGAACCTAAGGATGGTTACTTGCAACTTTCAAAGCAGATTATCGATTATGCAAATGGCCTTCCACTTGCTTTAAGAATAATAGGTTCTGATTTGTATGGAAAAGATTTCTGTTATTGGGAAAGTGCATTAAAGAAGTATAAAAAGATTCCCAACAAGgaaattctaaaaatacttCAAATAAGTTACAAAGAATTGGACCAAATTGAAAAAGATATTTTCCTTGACATTGCATTTTTCTTCAAcgggaaaaagaaagattatgtTGTAAAGATATTAGAGGCATGCCATTTAGAACCAAATTATGGTATGTCAAAACTTATTGACTAGTGTTTGATAACTATTGATTGGTTGGGCAATTTATCAATGCATAACTTGCTACAACAAATGGGAGAGGAAATTGTTCGACAAGAATCACCACAAGCGCCTGGAAAACGAAGTAGGCTACGAGATTATGCGAGTGCTTCTACTGTACTAACAGCAAATACAGTATGTCTTTTTCTTCGCTTCTTTCCCTCTTTTAATCAATTTagaagaaattaattactttctttaatttttattaaggtGGAAGCAATACAAACTtatcaacatatttttttatttaattttttatatttttggaaaatccAATTGCGTACTATTGTTCACTTAATGCTTTGTCCAACCAGGGAACGAATAAAATTCGAGGCTTAATGTTGTACCCGCCTAAACCTGTAACATTGAAACTTCATGCTCAAGCTTTCAAAAAGATGCAAACTATCAAGTTTCTTATAGTTAAAAATGTGCACATTCATGGATGTCTGGAATATCTCCCCAACAATATAGTGTTGCTGGATTGGGCTAATTGTTCTGTTTCCTTGCCATCCGATTTTTGTCCTCAACAGCTTGTCTGCCTCAACATGCCACATTGTAACATTAGAATACATAAGTTATTCAAGCAGGTATGATTATCAGTTTTCTTAATTATGATTTATTTCTAAAGTTTATTTTAAAGCTTGTTGAAGATAAATTTTGTTCCCTTCTACAGGTGTTGCCTTTTGAAAATATGAAAGAAGTCTGTCTCAGGGGTTGTGAATCCATCCAGAAATTACCTGAGTTATGGGCTCCAAATTTAGAGATATTAGACCTTTCTTATTGTACAAATTTAGTTGAGATTCATGAGCCTTTTAGATTTCTTGATAACCTTAAAGATTGGGACCTTGCTAATTGCCAAAAACTTCGAGCTCTTCCTAGAAGACTTGAGTTGAAATCTCTTGAAGATTTTTGTCTTTATTCCTGTGAGTCCATTGAAGAATTACCTGAGTTGTGTGCCCCAAATTTAGAGAcattaaatcttttttcttgTGAAAATTTAGTTAAAGTTCATGAGTCTATTGGATATCTTGATAAACTTAAATATTGGTCTCTCAGAAATTGTGGAAAACTTCAAACTCTTCCAAGAAGACTTCCGTTGAAATCTCTTGAAGAATTTGATCTTAGTCACTGCACAAGCCTTGAGAACTTCCCTGATATTGATTCAGAAATGAAATGCTTATTTGAATGTGTCATTTTCGTTCCCTATTGACCCCGAGGTCCACCCTTTAATACCACTTCCTTATTCCTCAAATATGGATCATGAGGCTTTCAAAACTGTAAGTGATTTGGGGCATTTGAAGGACTTTCGCAATGATGGGTATGATTTGAGCTTGTCACTAAATGACTCAGATGCAAGTGAACGAGAGCCTCCTCAGGTACCTGATACATTTAATGGGTCTAATTTTGGATCGGGCCAGATAGATTTGGTTGGCTCAACTGTTAGTggtgggtttgatttgggttcGTCTTCAGTGACCCATGAATTTGTGAATGATGACTTTGATTTGTATTTGTCTCCACCCTCGAAGAAAAAGAGGACATCTTGATCTAGCTTTGAAGAATTATGCCTCTCTTCCTTCCCCCTGATTCCCATCTCCTCCAACTCCAAGTTAGTTCCCTTCACTTGTAAGTATTTACAACTTCAACCCCCCTCACCCCCATTttatatgaaagttttttttaatgtacaattgagtgctttgtttgtttcttggGCATATATATCTTAAAAAGTTCTTTTATGGTGATGAATTGGGCTTGTTTCAGCTTGTGTTATTGAAGTTTTTGTTATGTTCTACATGCTTGGCTATTGTATGAGTAATAATAAGTTCAGTGAACTGTTCACGGCCTTTGTGGTCATGTGGtatttgtttttcaatcaaAACAGTTTATCAAGTAGAAAGAGAGTTTTTAGAATGGAAGATAATTACCCTATTGAGACTGTGTAGCTGTCTATGTTTGTTTAGTCAAGTAATAGTAATAGAGAATGTACTCTTTAACAGTGCATAATTTGATTATTCATTGAGTTAGTTGTGTGACACAATTAAATTCTGCTGCTTGGAAGGCCTttcaccaaaaacaatattaaatattagAGGACTTCATCAAATGCTTGGTCTGCATGAACAAAAAGCAAATGTTTAATGAGGTCCTTGACAAGGTTATTTCTAGAGCACAATCTTGGAACGCTAAAATCCTATCCCAAGCTTCCAGAATTACTCTAGTTAAATCCGTCCTAGCATCTATTCCCACCTATACTTCCTCTACCTTCTACCTTTCAAAAAACATTTGTTCCAAAATTGATGTCTTAAGAAATTTACTTGAGGTCACTTTGAGGACAAGAATTCTTTTTTCCCAATGTCCTGGACCAAGGTTTGTGAGCCCAAAGATTGtgcacatatatatatgcacaccAATAGAATTCCTTTCACGCGTAGTTTGAAGAGTACTAGCCCACTTCTTCTCTCCATCAAATCCTAATAAGCTCTTACACATTCTGCAGTTATAAATTCaccaattattattttgtgtttgtaaatTTCCGAACCATTTCTCTTCCTTATCTCTCTCACCTCTTAAACTTATTTCTCCTCTATGGCATTCACACACAACCTCACATAATATGAGCGCCTATATAGTGCAAAAGCTCTCTTCCTGTAGAAATTTAGCTTTGTATTGATCCAAAATGCGAAAAACAATCACTATATttaccccaaaaataaaattgtttttcttctttttgactttttttttttttttttataccattcaAAGGGAGAAAACAGGGAGTTTGTTACAAATAGCTGGTCTAGACCAGCATTGGTGAAATGGCATTGAGTTGCTATATTAGCTACATAACAGACACAGTTTATAACAACTTTGGGAACAAAAAGCATCTTCAAAACGAAGCCATTTTGATGAAGGGAAGATAGATCAGCCATCATCGTCCTCTCCTGCCAGTTTGGGTTCCTTTCTTTGTTGACAGTTTGGACCAATCTTCTACTATTGCTTAGGATCAGTACTTGATGAAAGCCAGCGTTCCTAGCTTTTATAGATGCCTCCACCAGAGCTTCTTGAGATGCCCCATAAGCTGAGTCTACTGCACTACTAGCTACACCACAAAACATAGTCTCCCCCTGCATATTCTTGGCCTCATAAGCATACGCACTCCTCCTTGCTCTCTTCCTCCTGACTCCAGCAATTTTGATCATTAGGTGCCAAGGCCCTGCTAGTGACCGAGTGCCTGCGATTGTCTCCTTAGCATTCCTGTTGATGTATGCATTTTTTGTAGGAGTTTCCTGGTACCTGCAAGAAAGGTTTTGAGCTTTTAGAATTACTTCCATGGGGTTAGGTTGTTTGCCTTCATGAACCACAGTGTTTTTGCGGTTCTAGATTGTCCAAAATGTAGTGAAAATGGCTTGAAGATAAATCATTGACTCAGCCTCCAGTTTTTTGTGTCTGTCTAATAAATTCCCAACCCATTGCTGCACCGAGACATTGGCTAGGTCAGGTATGAACAGCTAACAGAGATCCATGCCAGCAAGCTCTAGCAAAAGGTCAAGACAGAAATAGGTGAGTTGTggcttcatcttcatcattacACGGGGCAGGTGCTTTGGGTTGGTATTCctctattttttaaacttagGAGAGTGGTGAAGCCATCATGCATAAGCTTCCACATAAAGTTGCAGATTCTCAGGGGGACTTCTACTTTCCAGATCAGATTCCAAACCCCTCTATGGACATGATTCTGTCTGAAAGGATTTGTGGAAAGGCAGTGAGAGTCCTCAAGAAGCAGATTGTAGGCAttcttttttgcatttgttttcctATGGCAAAGTCAATGACCGCACCAACTTGGACATCAAACAGTCTTCCATGACCATGAGGTCCATTTCatgcctcttcttcttccctaatttttttccctatgtCAACTGTTCTATTTGAAAATTTCCATTGGATTGTTTTCTGAATGATTATTCAGGAAATTCGTTGGGattattttgtttactatttttatattttttattttttctcttttggaacTAACAACTGTTACAGTTTTGAAATTAATAGCGTTGACCATTGGTAGTTTCATTACATCTTATCAAGCCCTTAGATTAAATAGCATTGGCCTTTGGATTGACCTCTTAGAAATTGCCTGCAACTTGTCTGTCAAAATACTTGACTATAAGATTTTTGTGACATTAGGGCTTTGAAAGTGTATTTCTAGGATCCTTTGACTATTGTGTTTGTTATACTTGAGTTGTGAGGTTTGGATTGATGCTTTAGGAGACAaagaaaaccttaaattttcaaTATGTTAGAACTCCatctaatttaaaattgttaggTCCCTTTTAAGTCAAGCTTTTGTGTTTTAAGAATTTGCATGAGCAGTTGGTCTATTGAGAATTACATCAGTTATTATTGCTGGCTTTGACACAAACCTTATGAGAGCAAAATATCCATTGTATTATGTGGATAGATGacttgatttgaaaattttcaattggttAATTCTAATACAAAATGTCCTTTTTAGCTTATTGTATCCATTTCAATAaatcttcatattttatttattttttcttgcatTAGTTTTAACATAGCCAATAATATGTTATTGGGACAGTTATTGAATCACTCTGCGTCATCCCTCGTCAAGCAATAAATCCCAATGGAAGAAAGCAATAACAGATTTTCATGTTGTTTGAACCCATAACCTGCATTAACATCGAATACATCTGAGTCTATTAGCCTTTGCTGTTTCAAGATGCTATTGTAAATGGGGTAAAACTTGCAACCGataattcttctttttcttttcttttttgttcttattttgttGGTAGGGTGATTGAAGTGACAAGTGGTGGGtccaaaatttaatattaaatttagtcTCTTAAGAGTTAAATGAACtgttatatattaaaattagaattaacTTCTAACCTTGTATATACTTCCTTATAATGCTTCTCAAATCCACTTGAATAAATCAAAGAGCTGAATAAATCCAGAGTGAGAGGCACAAAACTTGGTGTTTCATCTACTGCTAAAACAAATGCAAGTGCCAAAAGCAGATAAAGGCTCTTATTACTTCCTCAAACTTATGAGATTCTTATTTTCCTTGAGACCCCTCATAAACTTAATAGTGGGTACATAATTTGCGATGCATGTAAGCATTCAAGAATGTCTTCAATTGTCGAATATGAGAACTTTCCCATGGGTAGGGTGCATAATATACTTGGTGAATGATAAGCTGAATCCTCAAGAAAGTTCATTTATATGGCTCATTTGTATTTGATGCAACTagaaaccttttctttttttttctttttttttggtagaaactgtattttcatataattaagaACTTTAGTGGAATAATGGATATGATAAACAAGTTTGAAAAGATGAGTTTCTTATTTGAATGCATGGAATTCTCAGATTTTTAAAttattctcaattttatttaatggcaTATCATTTTATGTTCATGTGTTTCATATATCATCCAATGATGGGTAAACAAAATTAATGGGTAAGGAAGTTTAAGTGAGtaatcattttttcttattctagAATTCCTAATGCATGTAGAATGGTCAGGAGGAAGAGAAATAAGAAGAATGGTGCGGGTGGTGGTACAATCATGGTCCCCTAGTCCTATGCTGATGGAGATTAAGAACGTTCTTCATTCTTAGTTACTGcctttatctttctcttttagaGGGTTTTGTATGATTGTTGAAGTTGGAAAAGTGAGATAAATGGGTTTATTGAGATTTGAGGATCAGTTAAATGATGGAGCTTGCATGTGTtcttttcaagagagaatgtgctatcaattttttgttattttgatgtgcatgttattttattttcttgaatatAATTCTTTTGAAGTTCCTCACCTTTGATGACCAATTCATGGACATATTTGGGCATAAGGCTCTTATTAGTAGTTGGAACTAAGTtttggaatttgaaaatttcctctttatttttaaGTGAATATTCCCCATTGTGTTTTAAGCATTTGTAGAATGTAGAATAAAAATCAGTTAACGTGACTTCTCACTAAATAACTAATTCACCTACAGACCTACTAACTTGGCTCcccataatttttattttccatgagtgattagtaatttttttatttttaggaaagcCATCATGTTATGTAAACCATCAtgttatgtatatatttgtctTCTTTATTTGGTTATTAGAAAGGATTATAACAATGTCAAAGACATTTTTGTAAGGTGGTTCATGACTTCATTCTCAACAATTTAACtaactagttttatttttttccagagGCAACCTTACTGGGTCATCTACCATGAGCTGGTGATGACTACAAAGGAGTACACGCGAGAGGTCATGGTTATAGATCCTAAATGGCTTGTGGAAATGGCGCCTAGATTTTTCACGGTGGCAGATTCTACAAAGCTGAGCAAGTGAAAACGACAAGAAAGGATTGAGCCACTTTATGACAAACATCACGAGCCGAATTCTTGGCGTTTGAGTAAACGCCGTGCTTGAGATGTCTCAATGTCATTCATTTTGATTATGAGTATTGCTGTAAATCAGAATGGTGTTGTTTGCATGGTTGTCCCTTGTTATTTGATGTGGTTCATTCAGCAGGAGAGAAATAACTGGGACTTTGAGGATTCAGAAAAAACTATTTCAGATCTTAAACTATCCTTTTTAAGACTCTTTAGGACTAGGTTGTAGTGTTAGGTTTTCGTTCTTTTGTTTCAGTTCATGGTTTAAtggacttttgtactttatgtGCTTGATTTTATTGTAAAAGGGAGTTGCTAGTTCTATTCAGATTATTGTTACACTACAagaattttattgtattattattgttaCACTACATGAACTTCATTATAAAAGGGAGCTCCTCGTTCTATTCACTGTTTTCAGTCATTAACTAGTTGTTGTAAACCCAGTCTAAAAAATTCATACTATTAAGTCTGTTTTCTTAGATGTTTTCTTAGATACAGTTTGTTGCATTTAGTTTATTATATGACACACACATATGTtcctattaaaaatattgttttacgTGTTGACATCACACATGGCACTAAATTACTGTGATAATAATAAACTACGTCCACTTGAAATTTATTTCCCACCACTGAACTACTATGCTAAATGACATTCCTTTAAATCTCTACATGTCAGTTGTTCAGCTGTCTGTCAATGTATATCTGCCCCTCTGTGATAAATCCAGTGAGATCGGGAGTTGGATGCATAATGTCTGagcaaacaaagaaatcaatgttcatgattttttttttttttttttttcttaaatcaatgttcaagattttttctttttccatttttctttttttttttgtaaatcaatattcaaaaaatgatTTGTCATTAAAACAAGATTGGAGAATAGGTGAGGATTTGGGAATGAGAATCCATTACCATTATTAGGCaatgctaaaatcaaaattttgttttgccacaatttacttataaaaaagacaaattatttctctttttcatgaaaaatcCAAACTATTGTCACACGTAGAGAACATACCCTTCAACTTGAGTTTTGCCCAGTCCACTGACACCCTCAACAattagggcctgtttgggtaagcctttttcgtcactcaatttccatcactcatcactcaatttttcacatccgtTTGCCTTCATCATTCAGTTTCCATCACtcactatttttcacactatttggagGGCCCACGCCTGTCACAatggagctttttttttttttttttcactagcagcttctttttttttttttcctcctgggTTGCTGTTCGGtctgggctttttttttttttttttttttttcactaagtttggtgagtctaggtactaaagaaaaaaaaaatagaacagaaCAGATGaaccagttaaaaaaaaaaaaaaaaaaaaggaacgaacagccaacgccaaccctaaaagaaaaaaaaaaaaaaagtcaaaaggtggtcaaaagttgcggctatGGGTCCCTCATATGTGTTTATTTAtggaaatgccattgagttatgagttatggaaactaaaaacagccttttgttgttttcagtttccataactcataactcaaaaatcagagaattgagtgatagaaacagagttatcgtttggccaaacaatCTTTTTGCTATGgatcccaccatttttgagttgtgagttatgaaaactgagaattgagttgtGAAAATTGCTTACCCAAACAGGCTCTTACTCACCATATAAATTGATTACAACGTTTTTTGTTTTACCATTTGGTACTAGCAATGTGGAGTAATCTTATCCCTCAGATATTGTTGTTTTTAACGTATCCCCCACCATGGAGCTAATCTCACCTTTTATGTTCGGATGGTAACATGATCTTGTATAAGATCTTCGTCTGAGAAGTACAAGCAAGGCACATAGcacaggaaaaatatttcaggCCAGGCTCCAAGCCCATAAGCAGCAAACCTGATCTTAAATCCATGACAGGCAAGGTAAAAAAGAACACGTCTAGCATAACAGCTCAACGTCCATACAAAAGCCATAAGTTGCAGTAATCATTTTTCCGAACATCCAACGTTCACTGATGATCCGAGCTTTATACCATCAGCTCATATAATCAAAGAGAAGCTGGCAACCAGCAAAGGAGGCTAAACCCATTTAGACAACCAATAAAAAGGCAGTAACTGGCCTACAAATGTTAACACCTTATATTTTGATAGCAAATGGCAATAACAACTTGATGATAAATCTGACCTCTTTTTACAATCTTTTATCTATTGGCAATTCATATGCCAGACCTAAGGACAGTATCATACAAAAGCTTCTCTATCTTCCCCCCAATCCCCAAGAAAAACTCAAAGACATGCAAATGCCATCTTCTCACTGCACATCCATAATCCATAAATCCTATCTGCTATCAGGGAACTTAGCCTCGTATGCCTGGGGCACCTGCATGCATTTGTAGAATTTACTTGTAGTTTTACTATTAGGGACTATgtactaaaataaacaaaataaaatgaagtgagaaaatataattaccATATAAGTTGCAGTAATCATCTTTCCAGCAAACCATCTACCATGGAGAGCACGTTGTGCAGCAACTGCACCTTGTGTATTTTCAAATCGCAAGTACACAAAACCAGCACTGTTCCTGTAATCATATataatacaacaacaacaaagagtCCCAAAATCTTGGGGTCAGTTACGGACCCTCAACAAACTAATTAGGTTCagtcacatgtattcttttcctgtattctattctatctaaatatatcaagaaaagaagagagagggggggggggggggtgggggagagGGAAGAGGAGGTCCACACAAAAAATAGCTTACTTGTCTACAAATATATGTTTCAATTTTCCAAACTTCAAACATTCATTTTGAACATCTTCTTTGATGTCCAACTCAAAATCTGGTTCCGTCTGCAAAGGGGGATATCATTTTGAACACTGTCAGCAACAGGAACAAGAAAggaaaattacttttaaaaagcATGCCCCACCAACCTCATCATTTGGATCAAACATATCCTTCAATAATAAACATTCACTTGGAACACCAATTGTATCAACAGTTGGCAAAGTAGCAATGGGAACTTGAAGACCTGAACCACCAAGTCCAGCAAGAGCAGGAACAAGGGGAGTAATAGGAGATACTGCAGGTGCAGCTCCTAGAATAGGCACTGTTGGTAAAGTAAGCCCTGTGCTATTGACAACTGGAGTGCCAGTGGAACCAGCAACGCttcaaaagaaaggaagaaaatgtaagaaaaaagagGTCAATTTCAATATACCACAACAAACTAGGAAGAGAAAAACCTAGATCCAGAGCCACTGCGGTCCAACTTCTGCATGAGAAGTGCTCGAGATCGTGCATTCAGAGACTGAGAATTAAAAGAAGAATTGTGTCACCTTGGCCAATAGTTTATttaagagaaataaataaacaaacaaacaaaaaattgtgaataaCAGACTCACCAGaaattcaagagaaagagagaaagatcgGAAATTGATAACTTACAGAAGGAAAATGTAAAACTTACTTGAAAATgcaaatgaaagaaaaggagaaatgGGCTCAAAAACTAAAACTTTTAAGATATCAAAATTATTGTTGACATAGAATCAATTAAGATTAACATAAGGGGTCATGATACCTTTTTCGTAACATAACAGCAACACCAAAAACATGCTTTAGGTAATACACGCTTTAGACATGTAAGAACAATCAAATACCTTAGACTTTGATTATCAAGATTGATTATCAATCAAGCCTTAGACTTTCAACCAACTTCAAcaaagagaaataatttttattatttttatattataaaaaataaaaataaaaaagagaaaatggaaGTATAACTAACCAAGCCACCtccttcatcatcatcaaaatcaccAGAATTTGCTCCAACATCTTGCATTCCAGCTTGATCAGTAAGAGCTGAAACCTgaacaggaaaagaaaagaagggggaAAAGGACGAGAGAAGTCAGGTAAAAGATCATATTCAAAGTAGAAGAGCCTATAATAAGAATTTTTGGTACAGCATACACCATTCATTCATGCAGCACTGACAGAAGAAGAATGCCATCAAGTTTTATACAGAAGCAAGTGCCAAGTTACTAAAGACCAGTAACAGGGCAAGACAGGCATTCAATTGTTTTATTTGAAAGCATTGATCTTAGACAGGACTCTGGATCACCAAGTAAAACTCTTTGA
This genomic window contains:
- the LOC115967955 gene encoding TMV resistance protein N-like yields the protein MKIIVLLGVFVLGCYLFARWCRRRDVEVATQPPPSTTSHKEETPMTSTSSSSTHWWEYDVFLSFRGEDTRRSFTGHLYKALCDKDIYTFIDDKLRRGEEISKELCKTIERSRISVVVFSENYASSKWCLDELVWILYWRKNLDQLVLPVFYGIDPSEVRKQEGKFGVELAEHEKNFKDNIGKVQSWRAALNEVGNLSGFHYNNNCLESQFIQEIIERISSKILCRTHLFVAQYPIGVNSRATEIEKLLNIESNDIRMVAIHGLGGIGKTTIARAVYNKIVDDFEESFFLDNVKERSGTIDGIIRLQEILLSKFLRDGNLKGDNISRGITMIMERLCHKKVFLVLDDVDKRKQIENLLGKCNWLAPGSRILIITRDKDVLTALVQDSLIYKVVGMNQHEALELFSLYAFQKIEPKDGYLQLSKQIIDYANGLPLALRIIGSDLYGKDFCYWESALKKYKKIPNKEILKILQISYKELDQIEKDIFLDIAFFFNGKKKDYVVKILEACHLEPNYGMSKLID